In a genomic window of Gossypium arboreum isolate Shixiya-1 chromosome 9, ASM2569848v2, whole genome shotgun sequence:
- the LOC108456059 gene encoding F-box protein SKIP27-like: MEMALGKICRSSSLKFSHGVVNDGEESGLRRFVRCNSGLGRKRIEISNEIEEFSPIDSPTKVPLLKRHCSERIKKMMMIDDCDEKSVLESLPQDVLVKIICGVDHEDLKQLFKVSKSIREITVIAKKMHFAYSTPRKVKAFRTSIDLEERSELEDGTEEAPNAPRQWRSYRSINRKKLASISVALFASHEK; the protein is encoded by the exons ATGGAAATGGCTTTGGGTAAAATATGCCGTAGCTCTTCATTGAAGTTCAGCCATGGCGTTGTGAATGATGGGGAAGAATCAGGGTTAAGAAGGTTTGTGAGATGCAATAGTGGATTAGGGAGGAAAAGGATTGAAATATCAAACGAGATTGAGGAATTTTCGCCTATTGATTCACCAACAAAAGTTCCGTTATTGAAAAGGCATTGCAGTGAGAGGAtaaagaagatgatgatgattgaTGATTGTGATGAAAAATCTGTTCTTGAATCACTTCCTCAAGATGTTCTT GTTAAGATAATTTGTGGTGTGGATCATGAAGATTTGAAGCAACTCTTTAAGGTTTCTAAATCAATTAGAGAAATT aCTGTAATTGCAAAGAAGATGCATTTTGCTTATAGTACACCAAggaaggtcaaggcttttagaaCCTCCATTGATTTGGAGGAACGGAGTGAGTTAGAAGACGGTACTGAAGAAGCTCCAAATGCACCGAGGCAATGGCGGTCCTACAGGTCAATAAACAGGAAGAAGCTGGCTAGTATTTCAGTGGCATTGTTTGCTTCACACGAAAAATGA